One region of Opitutaceae bacterium genomic DNA includes:
- a CDS encoding type II/IV secretion system protein has protein sequence MKGDGEFLVRAAPIGSGELLGKKDAFSDRVGVGEPSASPESRCEDGPPAIAWSQAESLAHAFGLPVALSLSRGSVAIDALDRMPADFARRNQVVPIEAGRSFFRFAISNPFDQKRIDAVRELVGVEIEPVLAPAAEIERAIAEFYDIECKSVGEEAGPGPAEYVEMGLGDVPKSEGLSEGGLSNLEDEPISELVRKLFTDALDRRASDIHLEPLGSFVRIRNRVDGVLHEVGRTSATQYSSIVARIKILSRLSIAERRRPQDGRLRQEYKGIPVDLRVSVIPTTHGESVVMRMHNDTGSNLGLSDLGFDRTSLDAWSRLTSRGDGLLLVTGPTGSGKSTTLYGVLNSLNVPGRKIVTVEDPVEYQMQGINQVPVRPEIGMTFARAMRALLRQAPNILMVGEIRDRETADLAANAGMSGHLVLSTLHTNDACGAITRLRDLGVKPFMISAGLKGVLAQRLVRRICPHCRIPHALSPTNPRVTEGLDHGRVSIRAFKGAGCDKCSGSGYSGRIGLFELLEIDPGIHESIHDGSTEAQLRARWRNRGGRTLREDGFAKVNEGLTTLEEVLSNT, from the coding sequence ATGAAAGGTGACGGCGAGTTTCTCGTTCGGGCAGCCCCAATCGGGTCGGGAGAGTTGCTGGGGAAGAAGGATGCATTTTCAGATCGAGTAGGCGTTGGGGAACCCTCTGCGTCACCAGAATCAAGATGCGAAGATGGCCCGCCGGCCATCGCTTGGTCGCAGGCCGAGTCACTTGCCCATGCCTTCGGACTTCCTGTCGCCCTCAGTCTTTCGCGTGGTTCTGTGGCCATCGACGCCTTGGATCGAATGCCCGCCGATTTCGCGCGGCGCAACCAGGTGGTTCCTATCGAAGCCGGCCGCAGCTTCTTCAGATTTGCGATAAGCAATCCTTTTGACCAGAAACGGATCGACGCTGTTCGCGAGTTGGTAGGAGTCGAAATCGAGCCCGTCCTGGCACCAGCCGCGGAAATCGAGCGGGCCATAGCCGAGTTCTATGATATTGAATGCAAATCGGTTGGAGAGGAGGCCGGACCGGGGCCTGCTGAATATGTTGAAATGGGTTTGGGGGACGTTCCCAAGTCAGAGGGGCTGTCGGAAGGAGGACTAAGCAACCTTGAGGATGAGCCGATAAGTGAGCTGGTGCGCAAACTATTCACCGACGCCCTGGACCGTCGCGCCTCGGATATCCATTTGGAACCGTTGGGTTCGTTCGTGCGCATCAGAAATCGAGTGGATGGTGTGCTGCATGAAGTGGGCAGGACCTCAGCGACCCAGTATTCGTCCATCGTGGCGCGCATCAAAATCCTTTCGCGTCTGTCGATTGCAGAACGGCGGCGTCCGCAGGACGGACGTCTGCGCCAGGAGTACAAGGGAATTCCCGTCGATTTAAGAGTCTCGGTCATTCCCACGACGCACGGAGAAAGTGTCGTCATGCGGATGCACAATGACACCGGTTCGAATCTGGGCCTTTCCGATCTTGGTTTTGATCGAACCAGTTTGGATGCGTGGAGTCGCCTGACTTCAAGAGGGGACGGATTGCTTCTGGTCACTGGACCCACGGGATCCGGAAAGTCCACCACGCTCTACGGCGTGCTGAACTCACTCAATGTGCCCGGACGAAAAATCGTCACGGTGGAGGACCCCGTCGAATATCAGATGCAGGGGATCAATCAGGTGCCGGTTCGTCCGGAAATCGGCATGACATTTGCCCGCGCCATGCGGGCGCTTCTTCGTCAGGCGCCAAATATTCTCATGGTCGGAGAGATCCGGGATCGGGAGACTGCAGACCTCGCGGCCAATGCGGGGATGTCGGGGCATCTTGTCCTTTCCACACTTCACACCAACGATGCCTGCGGAGCGATCACGCGACTGCGCGATCTTGGAGTGAAACCCTTCATGATTTCCGCAGGCCTGAAGGGTGTGCTGGCCCAGCGGCTGGTGCGCCGGATTTGCCCCCACTGCCGGATTCCGCATGCACTTTCGCCAACAAACCCTCGCGTCACCGAGGGGCTGGACCATGGGCGGGTCAGCATCCGCGCGTTCAAGGGCGCCGGATGCGACAAATGCTCTGGTTCGGGCTATTCAGGGCGAATCGGCTTGTTCGAGCTGCTGGAAATCGATCCTGGGATTCATGAATCCATTCACGATGGATCAACCGAAGCGCAATTGCGCGCACGCTGGAGGAACCGCGGAGGACGGACTCTCAGGGAGGATGGCTTTGCAAAGGTCAACGAGGGACTGACAACGCTGGAGGAGGTGTTGTCGAACACCTGA
- a CDS encoding type II/IV secretion system protein — translation MRAQVSAVAEGGSDVTIWLRQTLEQAVRDGASDIHFEPFESLVSVRMRVDGVLRPIARKPISWMALIASRIKVMADLDIAECRLPQDGRIAFSVDGRPVALRVSTIATISGESIVARILDQRNSLRGLESLGMSSDALAGFRQCLKSSHGLVVVTGPTGSGKTTTVYGALAELGSARLKMLSAEDPVEYDLEGVMQASVSAVAGVDFASLLRSFLRHDPDVIMVGEMRDPETARVAVQAALTGHLVITTLHTPDSASVVARMVDLGIEPFLIASALVGVLAQRLVRRRCSSCAPDQGGCAQCLHTGFNGRLGVHEFLCVDDGIRELIVTGASAARLREAALRNGMRTLREAGLEAAKTGIASLEDVLAVTAD, via the coding sequence TTGCGAGCTCAGGTTTCCGCTGTGGCGGAAGGCGGATCGGATGTAACGATCTGGCTGCGGCAGACGCTGGAACAGGCGGTTCGCGATGGTGCATCGGACATCCATTTCGAGCCTTTCGAATCCCTCGTCTCGGTGAGAATGCGCGTGGACGGCGTCCTTCGGCCGATTGCCAGGAAACCCATCTCCTGGATGGCCCTGATCGCCTCGAGAATCAAGGTGATGGCAGACCTCGACATCGCCGAGTGCCGCCTGCCACAGGATGGGCGCATAGCATTCTCAGTCGATGGCCGTCCGGTGGCCCTGCGGGTTTCGACAATTGCCACGATTTCCGGTGAGTCGATCGTGGCGCGCATCCTCGACCAGCGAAATTCGCTGCGTGGACTGGAATCACTGGGAATGTCGTCAGACGCTCTCGCGGGATTCCGACAGTGCCTGAAATCGTCCCATGGTCTGGTTGTCGTGACGGGCCCCACCGGTTCTGGCAAGACGACGACGGTGTACGGAGCGCTGGCTGAGCTTGGTTCCGCTCGACTCAAGATGCTTTCCGCCGAGGACCCTGTGGAATACGATCTTGAAGGTGTCATGCAGGCTTCGGTCAGCGCGGTTGCGGGTGTTGATTTCGCATCGCTGCTGAGGTCCTTTCTTCGCCATGATCCAGACGTCATCATGGTCGGCGAAATGCGCGATCCTGAAACCGCTCGAGTGGCGGTCCAGGCGGCGCTGACGGGGCATCTTGTCATCACGACGCTCCACACGCCGGACTCTGCCAGTGTAGTGGCAAGAATGGTGGATCTGGGCATCGAGCCCTTTCTCATTGCTTCGGCGCTTGTCGGCGTCCTTGCGCAACGCCTTGTGCGGCGTCGGTGTTCATCATGCGCACCGGATCAAGGCGGTTGCGCCCAATGCCTGCATACCGGATTCAACGGCCGCCTGGGCGTACATGAATTTCTCTGTGTTGACGACGGCATCCGAGAGTTGATCGTGACGGGGGCGTCTGCGGCACGCCTGCGCGAAGCCGCACTGCGGAATGGCATGCGCACGCTTCGAGAAGCGGGCCTCGAAGCCGCGAAGACGGGGATTGCATCCCTTGAGGATGTGCTTGCGGTGACCGCCGACTAG
- a CDS encoding YifB family Mg chelatase-like AAA ATPase: MLATLKSAALQGIDAELVHVEVNTGEAGTPDLILVGLPDTSVKESRDRVSSAVVNSGFEMPWSRTTINLAPGSIRKEGPCYDLPIAIGLLIATGQLVGASLQNFLIAGEMSLSGATRPVRGSLAMGRMARQLGMKGLLLPATSAMEAALVDGIEVYAIASLDQAFRFLNGEIHLEPVNPGNARQILSSGCNDSPGDFSEVKGQHVLRRAVEVAVAGNHNLLVLGPPGSGKSMVAKRIPSIMPSPTQDESLEVLSIHSAAGQTLAGGGVGFGRRPVRSPHHTVSDVALLGGGSIPGPGEISLAHHGVLFLDELPEFKRSALEVLRQPLEDGQVTISRSAGKVTLPCAFMLVAAMNPCPCGYLGDPRHQCRCTPTQVQRYRARISGPLLDRIDLHIEAPALTLSELRTDTQGEPSSAIRLRTEAARRRQHDRFQGSRTTSNARMNHAQIRQHCRLTSSQGDLLQGAMEELRLSARAYDRILKVSRTIADLAASEAIEDQHLLEAIQYRGLDRSLFQ; this comes from the coding sequence ATGCTCGCCACCCTAAAATCCGCGGCTCTTCAAGGGATCGATGCTGAGCTCGTTCATGTTGAGGTCAACACTGGGGAAGCTGGAACGCCCGACCTGATTCTCGTCGGGCTTCCGGACACCAGCGTGAAGGAGTCGCGCGACCGCGTTTCCTCGGCGGTTGTCAACAGCGGATTCGAGATGCCTTGGTCGCGCACGACCATCAATCTTGCTCCGGGAAGCATTCGCAAGGAAGGCCCATGCTACGATCTCCCCATCGCCATCGGACTGCTGATCGCCACCGGACAGCTTGTCGGTGCGTCACTTCAGAATTTTCTGATTGCTGGTGAGATGAGCCTGTCAGGCGCAACCCGGCCCGTGCGCGGTTCCCTTGCGATGGGCCGTATGGCGCGACAACTGGGAATGAAAGGTCTCCTCCTGCCGGCAACCTCAGCCATGGAGGCGGCGTTGGTTGACGGCATTGAGGTCTACGCGATCGCTTCTCTCGACCAGGCATTTCGCTTTCTGAACGGAGAGATCCACCTGGAGCCTGTGAACCCCGGCAATGCGAGGCAGATTCTTTCCAGCGGATGCAATGACAGCCCCGGCGATTTTTCGGAGGTCAAAGGTCAGCATGTGCTGCGGCGCGCAGTGGAGGTCGCCGTTGCCGGCAATCACAACCTGCTCGTCCTCGGTCCACCGGGCTCGGGGAAATCAATGGTCGCCAAACGCATTCCTTCAATCATGCCCTCGCCCACGCAGGATGAATCTCTCGAAGTCCTGAGCATTCACTCTGCCGCCGGTCAAACACTTGCCGGAGGAGGAGTCGGTTTTGGGCGGCGACCTGTTCGCTCCCCTCATCACACCGTTTCTGACGTTGCACTGCTTGGCGGAGGCTCGATTCCCGGTCCCGGGGAAATCTCCCTCGCTCACCACGGTGTGCTCTTTCTTGACGAGCTGCCTGAATTCAAACGCTCGGCGCTGGAGGTGTTGCGACAGCCGCTCGAGGATGGACAGGTGACCATTTCGCGAAGTGCGGGAAAGGTCACCCTGCCCTGCGCCTTCATGCTCGTTGCGGCCATGAATCCCTGCCCCTGTGGCTACCTCGGCGATCCACGCCACCAATGCCGCTGCACTCCCACTCAAGTGCAGCGATACCGGGCACGCATCAGTGGTCCCTTGCTCGACCGCATCGATCTGCACATCGAGGCGCCTGCACTGACGCTTTCAGAACTGCGTACGGACACTCAAGGTGAGCCTTCATCGGCGATCCGATTGCGCACTGAGGCCGCCCGAAGGCGTCAGCATGACCGTTTCCAGGGTTCCCGCACGACATCAAACGCCCGGATGAATCATGCACAGATCCGTCAGCACTGTCGCCTGACTTCCAGCCAGGGAGATCTGCTTCAGGGCGCCATGGAAGAGCTCCGCCTCTCCGCGCGCGCCTACGACCGCATTCTCAAGGTCTCCCGCACGATCGCCGATCTTGCCGCCAGCGAAGCGATCGAAGACCAGCACTTGCTCGAGGCGATCCAATACCGCGGACTGGACCGTTCCCTTTTCCAGTGA
- the coaE gene encoding dephospho-CoA kinase (Dephospho-CoA kinase (CoaE) performs the final step in coenzyme A biosynthesis.) has protein sequence MVIGVTGGMGCGKSTVARLMEGRGLARLDSDEVIRSQLLVNEQILDSLVCYFGSMVLSEDRAVRRSYLALRIFENDADRQWLEELLLPKLFSIWRKMLREDRTRDWVFEVPLLFEKQLENWFDFTLCVSSTPENQLIRLEKRGMTRAHAELRISKQLPLARKVELADFVIGNDGTSDFLRLQVDALVGQLGIRV, from the coding sequence ATGGTTATTGGCGTCACGGGAGGAATGGGGTGCGGGAAGTCGACGGTTGCGCGGCTTATGGAAGGCCGTGGTCTTGCACGTTTGGATTCTGATGAAGTGATTCGCAGTCAGTTGCTTGTAAATGAACAGATTCTGGACTCATTGGTGTGCTATTTTGGCTCGATGGTCTTGTCGGAAGATCGAGCTGTCCGCCGCAGTTATCTCGCACTCCGAATCTTTGAAAATGATGCTGACAGACAATGGCTTGAAGAACTTCTGCTTCCGAAGTTGTTTTCGATATGGCGAAAAATGCTTCGAGAAGACCGTACTCGGGACTGGGTGTTCGAAGTTCCACTCCTGTTTGAGAAACAACTCGAAAATTGGTTTGATTTCACCCTGTGCGTCTCCAGTACTCCCGAGAACCAGTTGATTCGGCTGGAGAAGCGCGGAATGACCCGGGCGCATGCCGAACTTCGCATTTCCAAGCAATTGCCCTTGGCCCGTAAAGTGGAACTCGCCGACTTTGTAATCGGCAATGACGGCACATCTGACTTCCTGCGACTTCAAGTCGATGCGCTCGTAGGTCAGCTCGGGATTCGCGTCTGA
- a CDS encoding adenosine deaminase — protein MTTADPALRAFVQSLPKTETHLHVEGALPYELLRAWKPEAYPEAPAFHSRSHRFASFPEFEETLLNHALPWFTSAERYHEAMRAIFRKHVAGNVRYVETSFHLPVTHYIGVPGPEIVAAIRAAVPAGMEVRIFAGMLRSDYDGPLRATIDDLENWEGLAGVDLHGFEQVPTQAWTARIWERVRAAGKVTKCHAGEFDGAARVREAIEDLGVRRVQHGVRAIEDPAVLALARDTGTTFDMCPISNVHLKVVPSIREHPLRRFMNQGIRCTISTDDPLIFGNSIADEYLALASQGGFSRNELAALARAGWEVADLPEDRRRTEIAEIEHVLLSAESGRP, from the coding sequence ATGACGACCGCCGATCCTGCACTTCGCGCGTTTGTCCAGTCACTGCCGAAGACGGAAACGCATCTTCATGTGGAGGGAGCATTGCCCTACGAGCTGCTTCGCGCGTGGAAGCCCGAGGCTTATCCCGAGGCGCCGGCATTTCATTCACGCAGCCATCGATTCGCCTCCTTTCCCGAATTTGAGGAAACACTGCTGAACCATGCGCTGCCGTGGTTCACCTCAGCCGAACGCTACCATGAGGCCATGCGAGCGATCTTTCGGAAGCACGTCGCGGGCAACGTGCGGTATGTGGAAACGTCGTTCCATCTTCCAGTGACGCACTATATCGGGGTGCCCGGCCCGGAGATTGTGGCGGCGATCCGGGCTGCGGTTCCTGCGGGGATGGAGGTGCGGATTTTTGCCGGCATGCTTCGTTCGGACTACGATGGTCCCCTTCGGGCGACGATCGATGACCTCGAGAATTGGGAGGGACTCGCCGGAGTTGACCTTCACGGATTCGAGCAGGTTCCGACGCAGGCCTGGACCGCGAGGATTTGGGAACGAGTGAGGGCCGCCGGGAAGGTCACAAAGTGTCATGCAGGCGAGTTTGATGGCGCGGCACGCGTGCGCGAGGCCATTGAGGACCTTGGCGTTCGACGGGTTCAACACGGTGTGCGAGCGATTGAGGATCCGGCGGTGCTGGCGCTGGCGCGCGACACGGGAACGACCTTTGACATGTGTCCAATCAGCAACGTCCACCTGAAGGTGGTGCCATCGATACGCGAGCATCCGCTGCGCAGGTTCATGAATCAGGGAATTCGTTGCACGATAAGCACGGATGATCCCCTGATTTTCGGGAATTCCATTGCAGACGAATATCTGGCCCTCGCGTCTCAGGGAGGCTTTTCCCGCAATGAACTGGCCGCGCTGGCCAGGGCAGGCTGGGAGGTGGCGGACTTGCCAGAGGATCGGCGAAGGACCGAGATCGCGGAGATCGAACATGTCCTCCTGTCCGCGGAATCGGGACGGCCTTGA
- the rho gene encoding transcription termination factor Rho yields MEKSSKARSSDSAVQKPKRPRAKTTRAASVKAPRKRAKSVAATAELPLEPAAGQSSPPEPVIESVVRQQAPDKREERPTEREVFIPNSPPPGSSPRSRDQDAAGEDKTAAPDDAGSEMAASQSARSELDAPTPPSAAPAADGENLPDNGQRQPASFPSREFRGRDYWKQLKKEKRNKHGKPWQQNSNERGPQHPSQPPPPNLAPKLGDLPDPSRFADLAALEQRATELSLGEGEPIQLDALYALTLADLTAFARKLGATVEGQQPRRTLLSEIFKTAAEQKRAIRDRGWLDLSDRGHGFVVHSHVSYRLYPESSYVPEALVKRYGLKRGHALEVLVQAPIGEERCPAAVRIERVMGGAPEEANSVTPFEELVPYYPLQRILLEAPEVQKDISMRTVDLLTPVGFGQRGLIVAPPRTGKTVLLQNIANSVSENFPEVKLILLLIDERPEEVTDFKRHTKGEVVSSTFDETPESHVHCAEMVGEMSRRLVERGQHVVILLDSITRLARAYNALASNSGKIMSGGMEATALQRPKRFFGAARNIEGGGSLTILASALIDTGSRMDEVIFEEFKGTGNMELHLDRGLSDKRIFPAINMLRSGTRKEELIYHPDELQRVYGLRRTMQGIGPVESMEMLIQRLKKTKSNAEFLMSLAR; encoded by the coding sequence ATGGAAAAATCTTCCAAGGCTCGATCATCAGATTCTGCGGTGCAAAAGCCCAAACGCCCCCGTGCGAAAACAACCCGGGCCGCATCCGTAAAAGCACCGCGCAAGCGCGCGAAATCGGTGGCTGCCACGGCCGAGCTGCCGCTTGAGCCTGCTGCTGGACAATCCAGTCCTCCCGAGCCGGTCATTGAATCCGTTGTTCGCCAGCAGGCACCTGACAAACGCGAGGAGCGTCCGACTGAACGGGAGGTTTTTATTCCGAACTCTCCTCCTCCGGGGAGCAGTCCCCGCTCGCGCGACCAGGACGCGGCTGGCGAAGACAAGACAGCCGCGCCGGACGATGCGGGATCGGAGATGGCTGCTTCCCAAAGCGCCCGCAGTGAGTTGGATGCACCGACGCCACCGTCCGCCGCACCAGCCGCTGACGGCGAGAATCTGCCAGACAATGGGCAGCGCCAGCCCGCGAGTTTTCCAAGCCGGGAATTTCGTGGTCGCGACTATTGGAAGCAGCTCAAGAAGGAAAAGCGAAACAAGCACGGCAAGCCCTGGCAGCAGAACTCCAATGAGCGGGGGCCCCAGCACCCATCGCAACCACCTCCACCCAATCTTGCGCCCAAGCTGGGTGATCTTCCGGACCCGAGCCGATTTGCGGATCTTGCGGCGCTCGAGCAACGGGCGACGGAGCTTTCGCTAGGCGAAGGTGAACCGATACAACTGGATGCCCTGTACGCGTTGACACTCGCGGACTTGACCGCGTTTGCTCGAAAGCTCGGTGCGACGGTAGAGGGGCAGCAGCCGCGGCGGACGCTTCTAAGCGAGATCTTCAAGACTGCTGCGGAACAGAAGCGTGCGATCCGCGATCGCGGCTGGCTCGATCTCTCGGACCGTGGCCATGGCTTTGTCGTGCACTCGCACGTCAGCTATCGTTTGTATCCGGAAAGCTCCTATGTGCCCGAGGCCCTCGTCAAGCGCTACGGCCTGAAACGCGGGCATGCGCTCGAAGTCCTGGTCCAGGCGCCCATTGGTGAGGAACGGTGTCCGGCAGCGGTAAGGATCGAACGCGTGATGGGCGGCGCTCCGGAGGAGGCCAACAGCGTCACGCCCTTTGAAGAGCTGGTTCCCTACTATCCGCTTCAACGGATCCTGCTCGAGGCGCCGGAAGTGCAGAAGGACATTTCAATGCGCACGGTGGACCTGCTGACTCCGGTCGGATTCGGACAGCGCGGGTTGATTGTGGCCCCTCCGCGAACCGGAAAGACCGTGCTGCTTCAGAACATCGCCAATTCGGTTTCGGAGAATTTTCCCGAGGTCAAACTCATCCTGCTCTTGATCGATGAACGACCCGAGGAGGTGACGGACTTCAAGCGGCACACGAAGGGAGAAGTGGTTTCCTCGACGTTTGATGAAACGCCGGAGAGTCACGTGCACTGCGCGGAAATGGTTGGGGAGATGTCGCGACGCCTTGTGGAACGCGGCCAGCATGTTGTGATTTTGCTGGATTCGATCACCCGTCTTGCGAGGGCCTACAACGCTCTCGCGTCAAATTCGGGCAAGATCATGTCGGGAGGCATGGAGGCGACAGCTCTCCAGCGCCCCAAGCGCTTTTTCGGCGCCGCCCGCAACATTGAGGGCGGAGGGAGCCTGACGATTCTGGCCAGTGCGCTGATCGATACCGGCAGCCGGATGGACGAAGTCATTTTCGAGGAATTCAAGGGAACGGGAAACATGGAGCTTCATCTCGACCGCGGACTATCCGACAAGCGGATTTTCCCGGCGATCAACATGCTCCGATCCGGCACCCGCAAAGAGGAGCTCATATACCATCCGGACGAATTGCAGCGCGTTTATGGTCTGCGGCGCACCATGCAGGGCATCGGTCCCGTTGAATCGATGGAAATGCTGATACAGCGGTTGAAGAAAACGAAATCAAACGCTGAGTTCCTCATGAGCTTGGCCAGATAA
- a CDS encoding type IV pilus twitching motility protein PilT, whose amino-acid sequence MSYEMNDLLELVVDQNASDLHCQVGQPPTLRISGSMVPIEGPNLGPDDTEKLVLSIAPDNHVQNLKLNGGSDFGFAYMDRARFRVSILKAKGSYGLVLRQIPNRMFGLRDIGLPDRIKELLYRPRGLILVTGPTGSGKSTTLASMINYINEHRDGHIITIEDPIEYYHPHKQCIVTQREIGVDVPSFSEAIRRALRQDPDIILVGEMRDLETIEAAISAAETGHLVFGTLHTNSAAKTIDRIVDAFPANMKEMIRTQLASSIVAVISQVLCKKTGGGRIAGYEIMINTTSIASLIRENKTFRITSDIQTGANLGMITMDTHLMSLVNREMVSPDEAMEKAQDPITMREKLTQLGFKLRAL is encoded by the coding sequence ATGAGCTATGAAATGAACGATCTTCTCGAACTGGTCGTGGATCAGAATGCCTCTGACCTCCACTGCCAGGTCGGCCAGCCTCCAACCCTGCGCATCAGTGGAAGCATGGTGCCGATCGAGGGACCCAATCTCGGACCGGACGACACGGAAAAACTGGTCCTTTCCATCGCCCCGGACAACCACGTTCAGAACCTGAAGCTCAACGGCGGTTCAGACTTTGGTTTCGCCTATATGGATCGGGCGCGTTTTCGCGTCTCGATACTCAAGGCCAAGGGAAGCTACGGCCTGGTCCTCCGCCAGATTCCGAACCGCATGTTCGGACTGCGTGACATCGGTCTGCCCGATCGGATCAAGGAACTCCTCTATCGGCCGCGCGGCCTGATCCTGGTCACCGGGCCGACCGGATCGGGCAAATCCACGACACTGGCGTCGATGATCAACTACATCAATGAGCATCGCGACGGGCACATCATCACGATCGAGGATCCGATCGAATACTATCATCCCCACAAGCAGTGCATCGTGACGCAGCGTGAGATCGGTGTCGATGTGCCGTCGTTCTCGGAGGCGATCCGGCGCGCGCTGCGCCAGGACCCGGACATCATTCTCGTGGGTGAAATGCGCGACCTGGAGACGATCGAAGCGGCGATCAGCGCCGCAGAGACCGGTCACCTCGTCTTCGGCACGCTGCACACGAACAGCGCTGCAAAGACGATCGACCGCATCGTCGACGCGTTTCCCGCCAACATGAAGGAGATGATTCGCACACAGCTCGCTTCCTCAATCGTCGCGGTCATTTCCCAGGTGCTGTGCAAGAAGACGGGAGGCGGGCGCATCGCGGGATACGAGATCATGATCAACACCACGTCGATCGCCTCGCTGATCCGCGAAAACAAGACCTTTCGGATCACCTCCGACATTCAGACCGGCGCGAATCTTGGAATGATCACCATGGACACGCACCTCATGAGTCTGGTGAACCGCGAGATGGTCTCGCCAGACGAGGCGATGGAAAAGGCGCAGGATCCGATAACGATGAGGGAAAAGCTGACCCAGCTCGGCTTCAAGCTTCGGGCTCTCTAG
- a CDS encoding ATP-binding cassette domain-containing protein, giving the protein MAETILELNDVKTHFPIHKGFLLRRRVGAVRAVDGVSLKIARGEVVGLVGESGCGKSTLARTILQLLPTTAGTVVLGGRNLSALSPRQLAAERKGLQMVFQDPYASLNPRMTVFDMLAEPLLVHRICSSSEAPKRVAELMERVGLASRFMQKYPHEFSGGQRQRIAIARALALNPSVIIADEPVSALDVSIQAQILNLLAQLVRNMGLTLIFIAHDLSVVKHISDRVAVMYLGKIVELGDAATVIERPQHPYTRALVSAIPIPDPDVERARRRIVLPGDPPSPIHPPRGCAFHPRCPYVQERCKAAFPPLRDYDGREVACIRAGEI; this is encoded by the coding sequence ATGGCCGAAACGATTCTGGAGCTCAACGACGTCAAGACCCACTTTCCCATACACAAGGGCTTTCTCCTCCGCAGGCGGGTGGGCGCCGTGAGGGCAGTGGACGGCGTTTCCCTCAAAATTGCACGCGGTGAGGTGGTCGGGCTTGTGGGTGAATCCGGCTGCGGAAAGTCGACACTCGCAAGAACCATACTTCAGCTGCTTCCGACAACGGCGGGCACCGTCGTGCTCGGAGGCAGGAATCTTTCAGCACTTTCGCCGAGGCAGCTCGCCGCGGAGAGAAAGGGGCTGCAGATGGTTTTCCAGGATCCCTATGCATCGCTGAATCCCAGGATGACGGTTTTTGACATGCTGGCCGAACCGCTTCTGGTCCACCGAATCTGCAGTTCATCCGAGGCTCCGAAGCGTGTTGCCGAACTCATGGAGCGCGTCGGGCTCGCGTCGCGTTTCATGCAGAAGTACCCGCATGAGTTCTCCGGCGGGCAGCGGCAGCGAATCGCCATCGCACGCGCGCTTGCGCTGAACCCCAGTGTGATCATTGCGGACGAACCGGTGTCGGCCCTCGACGTCTCGATCCAGGCGCAGATCTTGAACCTGCTCGCGCAGCTCGTGCGCAACATGGGACTCACGCTGATTTTTATCGCGCACGACCTGTCCGTCGTAAAGCACATCTCCGATCGCGTGGCCGTCATGTACCTGGGAAAGATCGTCGAACTCGGCGATGCCGCCACCGTGATCGAGCGCCCGCAGCATCCCTACACCCGGGCCCTCGTGAGCGCCATCCCGATTCCTGATCCTGACGTCGAACGCGCAAGGCGTCGCATTGTTCTGCCCGGCGACCCTCCCTCCCCGATTCACCCACCCCGCGGCTGCGCCTTTCATCCCCGCTGCCCATACGTCCAGGAGCGCTGCAAGGCCGCATTCCCACCGCTCAGGGACTACGACGGCCGTGAAGTCGCCTGCATCCGCGCGGGGGAAATCTAG